Proteins from a single region of Hyphomicrobiales bacterium:
- a CDS encoding EamA family transporter has protein sequence MTPPGHRENDTLRGLVLGVVAVTIFGLTLPATRIGVAEIDPILFGLGRAVIPGILSAVLLLATRQKLPSWNDFLLLGITAAGVVIGFPALATIAMQEVPAAHGGVVLALLPLATALTGTLIGGERPSLGFWLCAVIGSLIVVVFAVSQGGDVWHLQSGDLLLLLATASAAIGYATGGRLSRHLGGWQVICWALVLALPVVCVIVYLTTERYNWEASATAWLAFGYVAIFSQWLGFFAWNAGLALGGIARVGQLQLLQPFVTLAGAAVLVGERITVVEILFAGAVVVTVAIGRRMVIRRS, from the coding sequence ATGACACCGCCGGGACATCGCGAGAACGACACATTGCGCGGCCTCGTGCTCGGGGTGGTCGCCGTCACCATCTTCGGTTTGACGCTGCCAGCGACCCGCATCGGTGTCGCCGAAATCGATCCCATCCTCTTCGGGCTCGGACGCGCGGTCATTCCCGGCATCCTTTCAGCCGTCCTGTTGCTGGCAACGCGCCAGAAGCTGCCCTCATGGAATGATTTCCTGCTGCTCGGCATCACTGCCGCGGGCGTGGTCATCGGCTTTCCCGCCCTTGCGACCATCGCGATGCAGGAGGTTCCCGCCGCGCATGGCGGCGTGGTGCTCGCCCTCCTGCCACTGGCGACCGCATTGACCGGCACACTCATCGGGGGCGAACGCCCCTCGCTCGGCTTCTGGCTCTGCGCGGTCATCGGTTCACTGATCGTCGTCGTCTTCGCCGTCAGCCAGGGCGGCGACGTCTGGCATCTCCAGTCGGGCGATCTGCTGCTGCTTCTCGCAACGGCGAGCGCGGCGATCGGCTATGCGACGGGCGGGCGCCTTTCGCGCCATCTCGGCGGCTGGCAGGTGATCTGCTGGGCCTTGGTTCTGGCCCTGCCGGTGGTCTGCGTGATCGTCTATTTGACGACGGAACGGTACAATTGGGAAGCATCCGCAACCGCCTGGCTCGCCTTCGGTTATGTCGCGATCTTCTCGCAGTGGCTCGGCTTCTTCGCCTGGAACGCGGGCCTGGCGCTCGGCGGCATCGCCCGCGTCGGTCAGTTGCAGCTGCTCCAGCCATTCGTCACCCTGGCCGGCGCGGCGGTTCTCGTCGGCGAACGGATAACAGTGGTAGAAATCCTGTTCGCTGGGGCGGTTGTCGTGACCGTTGCGATCGGGCGAAGGATGGTGATCCGGCGGTCCTGA
- a CDS encoding DUF2147 domain-containing protein, translating into MRIISTTVFGAGLLLAGLGTCLAASPEGTWLRAETGGEFRVGDCGGGLGITVTKSKTSAFVGQTIMCGAQKVEGKDEWRGSVKNLEDGNTYSGIVTLTGPDSLQLEGCALAGLICKAQLWSRVK; encoded by the coding sequence ATGCGCATCATCTCGACCACGGTCTTCGGGGCGGGTTTGCTGCTTGCCGGCCTCGGCACTTGTCTGGCGGCGTCGCCCGAGGGCACATGGCTGCGGGCGGAAACCGGCGGTGAGTTCCGTGTTGGCGATTGCGGGGGTGGCCTCGGGATCACGGTGACGAAGTCGAAAACCTCCGCCTTCGTCGGCCAGACCATCATGTGCGGCGCCCAGAAGGTCGAGGGCAAGGACGAGTGGCGTGGTTCGGTCAAGAACCTCGAGGACGGCAACACCTATTCGGGCATCGTGACCCTGACGGGACCGGACTCGTTGCAGCTCGAGGGCTGCGCGCTCGCCGGCCTCATTTGCAAGGCGCAGCTCTGGTCCCGTGTGAAATAG
- a CDS encoding GNAT family N-acetyltransferase — MSGPVRVRPNPLAEGLPATIVESAGDEERVAIWRKLAAEGFSMAPERVRDLVLVIRDDRPFVSEGTGDGPDGRNFRAGLSGVTYEAWLFISHLWVAPSERGKGLGARLLEAAYHEAAARGCRRVHVETRTSRALAFYLREGFVLAGEVPEFLGGEALRVLYRTIPLEIALAAPSREIDDAVRAGSDVLSGSSGEPREEIFPVAPVRER; from the coding sequence ATGAGCGGCCCGGTGAGAGTGCGGCCGAATCCGCTCGCGGAGGGCCTGCCTGCCACCATCGTCGAGAGCGCGGGCGACGAAGAGCGCGTCGCGATCTGGCGCAAGCTGGCGGCCGAAGGCTTCAGCATGGCGCCCGAGCGGGTCCGCGATCTGGTGCTCGTCATCCGGGACGATCGGCCATTCGTCTCGGAGGGAACGGGCGACGGACCAGATGGGAGGAATTTTCGCGCGGGCCTTTCCGGCGTCACCTACGAGGCATGGCTCTTCATTTCGCACCTCTGGGTCGCGCCCAGTGAGCGTGGCAAGGGCCTCGGGGCCCGGCTCCTCGAGGCGGCCTATCACGAGGCGGCGGCGCGCGGCTGCCGGCGTGTGCACGTCGAGACGCGCACCTCGCGCGCTCTTGCATTTTATCTCCGTGAAGGCTTCGTTCTTGCGGGCGAGGTGCCCGAGTTCCTCGGTGGCGAGGCCCTTCGCGTGCTCTATCGGACCATTCCACTCGAAATCGCCCTCGCGGCCCCGAGCCGCGAAATCGATGATGCCGTAAGGGCCGGCAGCGACGTCCTCAGCGGCTCGTCGGGGGAGCCTCGCGAGGAGATTTTCCCCGTGGCCCCCGTTCGAGAGCGATGA
- a CDS encoding GNAT family N-acetyltransferase has product MQPRGPMHANGPARPRGHVTFRIITNADDGFLFRLYSSTREWEFALTIWSEADKQRFLRSQFDIQTRAYASTYLGAVHRIIQLDGIDVGRLIVDRRDDLMLIIDLSLLPEYRGRGIGTDLLRSLLNEALGGKVPVRLHVERNSPALSLYLRHDFEQVGVHGNHLALEWRPQLGPREI; this is encoded by the coding sequence ATGCAGCCGCGCGGTCCGATGCATGCCAATGGCCCCGCCCGGCCGCGGGGACACGTCACTTTCCGCATCATCACGAATGCGGATGACGGATTTTTGTTCCGTCTCTACTCCAGCACGCGGGAGTGGGAATTCGCCCTGACGATCTGGAGCGAGGCGGACAAGCAGCGCTTCCTACGCAGCCAGTTCGACATCCAGACCCGGGCCTACGCCAGCACCTACCTCGGTGCCGTGCACCGCATCATCCAGCTCGACGGCATCGACGTCGGTCGGCTCATCGTCGATCGCCGCGACGACCTCATGCTGATCATCGACCTTTCGCTGCTGCCCGAGTATCGCGGGCGCGGCATCGGCACGGACCTCTTGCGCAGCCTCCTCAACGAAGCCCTCGGCGGCAAGGTTCCGGTGCGGCTGCATGTCGAACGCAACAGCCCGGCGCTCTCCCTTTATCTCCGCCACGACTTCGAGCAGGTCGGCGTGCACGGCAACCACCTCGCGCTCGAGTGGCGCCCGCAGCTCGGGCCACGCGAGATCTGA
- a CDS encoding VOC family protein, with the protein MDLAPPVPVLRSFDEAAAKAFYCDYLGFRLDWEHRFEPALPLYMQISRGACVLHLSEHHGDATPGSALRIEVADIDALHRELSAKGYRNARPGICEQPWGRDMPVTDPFGNRLVFSALKRP; encoded by the coding sequence ATGGATCTCGCGCCACCGGTTCCCGTTCTGCGATCGTTCGATGAAGCCGCGGCCAAGGCGTTCTATTGCGACTACCTCGGGTTCAGGCTCGATTGGGAGCATCGCTTCGAGCCCGCGCTCCCCCTCTACATGCAGATCTCGCGGGGAGCATGCGTGCTGCACCTCTCCGAACACCATGGCGACGCGACGCCCGGTTCGGCGTTGCGCATCGAGGTGGCGGACATCGATGCGCTGCATCGCGAGCTCAGCGCCAAGGGTTATCGCAATGCGCGTCCGGGCATCTGCGAGCAGCCGTGGGGCCGGGACATGCCGGTGACCGACCCGTTCGGCAACCGGCTGGTTTTCTCGGCGTTGAAGCGGCCGTAG
- a CDS encoding phage tail protein, with amino-acid sequence MSEPYIGQVQLFGFNFAPRGWAFCTGQLLAIAQNTALFSLLGTTYGGDGRTTFGLPDLRGRVPIGAGQGPGLANYTWGDRAGREQVTLTISQMPSHTHVSNAITGPADFSSAPRNNRAYVVEPTGVTEYDGKPAVIQNSGGSQPFDIRNPYLAMNYSIALLGIFPSRS; translated from the coding sequence ATGTCGGAGCCGTACATCGGTCAGGTCCAGCTCTTCGGGTTCAACTTCGCGCCGCGCGGATGGGCGTTCTGCACAGGCCAGCTTCTTGCGATCGCGCAGAACACAGCGCTTTTCTCGCTACTCGGGACGACCTACGGCGGCGACGGGCGCACGACGTTCGGGTTGCCCGATCTTCGAGGCCGCGTGCCCATCGGCGCAGGCCAGGGCCCAGGGCTCGCGAATTACACCTGGGGCGATAGGGCTGGCCGCGAACAAGTGACGCTCACGATCAGCCAAATGCCGTCGCACACGCATGTGAGTAATGCCATCACCGGTCCTGCGGATTTCTCCTCTGCACCGCGGAACAATCGCGCATACGTCGTCGAGCCGACTGGCGTCACGGAATATGATGGCAAGCCCGCCGTCATCCAGAACTCCGGTGGCAGCCAGCCCTTCGACATCCGCAATCCCTATCTCGCAATGAACTACTCGATCGCGCTGCTAGGAATCTTCCCGTCGCGCAGCTGA
- a CDS encoding DnaJ domain-containing protein, translated as MSIWGKLAGAAAGLAVGGPLGALMGALAGHFAVDKQLTHGIKDEKVLFTIGVIALGAKMAKADGRVTKDEIVAFREVFQVPPEEQENVARIFNLAKQDIAGYEAYAKQIAEHFHDRRTLLENVLEGLFHIAAADGVLHPDEEAYLERVGSIFGFASDEFRRIRARFVSDGTSDPYEVLGVSPEIDDEALKSHYRRLVRENHPDLAMAEGLPQEFIQIATAKLAAINEAYETIMRSRGG; from the coding sequence ATGTCGATTTGGGGAAAGCTGGCTGGGGCGGCGGCGGGTCTCGCCGTCGGTGGGCCTCTCGGCGCGCTCATGGGCGCGCTCGCGGGCCATTTCGCCGTCGACAAGCAACTGACGCACGGCATCAAGGACGAGAAGGTCCTCTTCACCATCGGTGTCATCGCGCTCGGCGCCAAGATGGCCAAGGCCGATGGCCGGGTCACGAAGGACGAGATCGTCGCCTTCCGGGAGGTTTTCCAGGTTCCGCCCGAGGAGCAGGAAAACGTCGCGCGCATCTTCAACCTCGCCAAGCAGGACATCGCCGGCTACGAGGCCTACGCCAAGCAGATCGCCGAGCACTTCCACGATCGTCGCACGTTGCTCGAGAACGTGCTCGAGGGGCTCTTCCACATCGCGGCGGCCGATGGCGTGCTGCACCCGGACGAGGAGGCGTACCTGGAACGGGTCGGCTCGATCTTCGGTTTCGCCAGCGATGAGTTCCGCCGCATCCGTGCGCGCTTCGTCAGCGATGGCACGAGCGATCCCTACGAGGTGTTGGGCGTTTCGCCGGAAATCGACGACGAGGCGCTGAAGTCCCACTACCGTCGGCTCGTGCGCGAGAACCATCCCGATCTCGCCATGGCCGAGGGGCTTCCGCAAGAGTTCATCCAGATTGCGACGGCCAAGCTCGCGGCCATCAACGAGGCCTACGAGACGATCATGCGCAGCCGCGGCGGCTGA
- a CDS encoding OmpA family protein has protein sequence MMSIRAWFLALASLVAVPGLALAVPAQLSELPESGLSREGAVERVAYRPERVRRILQDDGYSDVEFIDDTLPVYIATACRDGNRYRLRLNRFGRVQRRDVVGRCGPAPAPEPTMTIAQVERRLERLGYDRVEFLDRTPPLFVAEACQRGDLYRVRIDDRGDIEFRERLGRCRQGSSIVGNDRGLRPSQVRQLLVDAGFNRIQFIDRQLPTYIVEACRNDRRIRMTLDGEGRIEGRDVVGSCTRAGETTDEGYSVAQITDILERRRYYDIRFTDRRLPEYKVEACRNARKFDLAINRFGEIRSRTPIGNCRPLSDQELTRLPTQTFSIESLRNVQSIDADECQDYLEYLLRDRTINFATNSADIQRASYGLLDELAFVLGRCPGSRVEIAGHTDSVGSNSDNQVLSERRSQSVVSYLIEKGVRRNRLSAVGYGESYPIASNDTNAGRARNRRIEFIGSWSE, from the coding sequence ATGATGAGCATTCGCGCATGGTTCCTCGCGCTGGCCAGTCTCGTGGCAGTTCCCGGCCTCGCGCTGGCGGTTCCGGCCCAGCTCTCGGAGTTGCCCGAGAGCGGCCTCTCGCGTGAAGGCGCCGTCGAGCGCGTCGCCTATCGGCCGGAGCGGGTTCGCCGCATCCTCCAGGATGACGGCTACAGCGACGTCGAGTTCATCGACGATACGCTCCCCGTCTACATCGCAACGGCCTGCCGCGACGGCAACCGCTACCGACTCCGCCTCAACCGCTTCGGACGGGTTCAGCGGCGCGACGTCGTCGGGCGCTGCGGCCCTGCGCCGGCACCCGAGCCGACCATGACGATCGCCCAGGTCGAGCGCCGCCTCGAGCGGCTCGGCTACGACCGCGTCGAATTCCTCGATCGCACCCCGCCCCTTTTCGTCGCCGAAGCCTGCCAGCGTGGCGATCTCTACCGTGTGCGCATCGACGATCGCGGCGACATCGAGTTCCGCGAGCGCCTCGGGCGCTGCCGCCAGGGCTCGAGCATCGTTGGCAACGACCGCGGCCTGAGGCCAAGTCAGGTGCGCCAGCTCCTCGTCGATGCCGGCTTCAACCGCATCCAGTTCATCGACCGCCAGTTGCCGACCTACATCGTGGAGGCCTGCCGCAACGACCGTCGCATCCGCATGACGCTCGACGGTGAGGGCCGGATCGAGGGCCGGGACGTCGTCGGCTCCTGCACCCGCGCGGGCGAGACGACCGATGAGGGCTACAGTGTCGCGCAGATCACCGACATCCTCGAGCGCCGGCGCTATTACGACATCCGCTTCACGGACCGCCGCCTTCCGGAATACAAGGTCGAGGCGTGCCGCAACGCCCGCAAGTTCGACCTCGCCATCAACCGCTTCGGTGAGATCCGCAGCCGCACCCCGATCGGCAACTGTCGTCCGCTGAGCGACCAGGAACTGACCCGCCTGCCGACCCAGACCTTCAGCATCGAGAGCCTGCGCAATGTGCAGTCGATCGATGCCGACGAGTGCCAGGACTATCTCGAGTATTTGCTCCGCGACCGCACGATCAACTTCGCGACCAACAGCGCCGACATCCAGCGGGCGAGCTACGGGCTGCTCGACGAACTCGCCTTCGTGCTCGGCCGCTGCCCGGGCTCGCGCGTCGAGATCGCTGGACACACGGACTCGGTCGGTAGCAACTCCGACAACCAGGTGCTGAGCGAGCGACGCTCACAGTCCGTCGTCAGTTACCTCATTGAAAAAGGTGTGCGCCGCAACCGCCTCTCGGCTGTCGGCTATGGCGAAAGCTATCCGATCGCGAGCAACGACACGAACGCCGGCCGCGCCCGCAACCGCCGCATCGAGTTCATCGGGAGCTGGAGCGAGTAG
- a CDS encoding N-acetylmuramoyl-L-alanine amidase produces MSLSMIDTGLVDNWRASPNHEARPDGSHPDMLILHYTGMADHDRALYWLTTPESKVSCHYLVDEDGTVTQMVAERHKAWHAGISHWAGRESLNDCSIGIEIHNPGHEAGRPPYPEAQMEAVTRLALDICARRGIPAKRVLAHSDVAPNRKADPGEWFDWARLYRVGVGLWVPPMAVDATDRGIGPGDTGVAVTALQRAFGDFGYGVPASGEFCAMTEHVVRAFQRHWRPMRVDGRADQSTLATLARLAQLREAMDAIT; encoded by the coding sequence ATGTCCCTTTCGATGATCGATACCGGCCTCGTCGACAATTGGCGCGCCTCGCCGAACCACGAGGCAAGGCCGGATGGCAGCCACCCGGACATGCTCATTCTCCATTACACCGGCATGGCCGATCACGACCGGGCGCTCTATTGGCTGACCACACCGGAATCCAAGGTCTCCTGCCACTACCTGGTCGACGAGGACGGCACGGTTACGCAAATGGTCGCCGAGCGCCACAAGGCCTGGCACGCCGGGATCTCCCACTGGGCCGGCCGCGAAAGCCTCAACGACTGTTCCATCGGCATCGAAATCCACAACCCGGGTCACGAGGCTGGCCGCCCGCCGTACCCGGAAGCGCAGATGGAAGCGGTGACGCGGCTTGCCCTCGACATCTGCGCTCGTCGGGGCATCCCGGCGAAGCGGGTTCTCGCCCATTCGGACGTCGCGCCAAACCGCAAGGCCGATCCCGGCGAATGGTTCGACTGGGCACGCCTCTACCGGGTCGGCGTCGGGCTCTGGGTGCCGCCGATGGCGGTCGATGCAACCGATCGTGGCATCGGGCCGGGTGATACGGGCGTCGCGGTCACGGCGCTGCAGCGGGCCTTCGGGGACTTCGGCTACGGCGTGCCGGCGAGTGGCGAATTCTGCGCCATGACCGAGCACGTGGTGCGCGCCTTCCAGCGCCACTGGCGGCCGATGCGGGTCGATGGCCGCGCCGACCAGTCGACACTCGCCACTCTCGCGCGCCTTGCGCAATTGCGCGAAGCAATGGATGCGATCACCTGA
- the kdsA gene encoding 3-deoxy-8-phosphooctulonate synthase has product MSTSETSANPVVTIGPVRSGSEAVVVANHAPIAVFAGPCQMESRAHALEMATALKEIAARLGIGLVYKSSFDKANRTSLTGKRGMGLAAALPVFAEIRESLGLAVVTDVHERAQCAPVAEVVDVLQIPAFLCRQTDLLIAAAETGKVVKIKKGQFLAPWDMRNAVAKVTGSGNGNVLLTERGVSFGYNTLVADMRALPIMAETGCPVIFDATHSVQQPGGQGTSSGGDRRFVPVLARAAVAVGVAGLFIETHQDPDRAPSDGPNMVPLAALEGLLRELMAIDAVVKAAARTPA; this is encoded by the coding sequence ATGAGCACGAGCGAGACGAGTGCAAACCCCGTGGTGACGATCGGGCCGGTGCGCAGTGGGAGCGAGGCGGTCGTCGTGGCCAATCATGCCCCGATCGCGGTTTTCGCCGGTCCCTGCCAGATGGAGAGCCGCGCGCACGCCCTCGAGATGGCAACGGCTCTCAAGGAGATTGCCGCCCGCCTCGGGATCGGTCTCGTCTACAAGTCGTCGTTCGACAAGGCGAACCGCACCAGCCTCACCGGAAAGCGGGGTATGGGGCTCGCCGCGGCGCTGCCGGTCTTTGCCGAGATCCGCGAGAGCCTCGGGCTCGCCGTCGTCACGGACGTGCACGAGCGCGCGCAGTGCGCGCCGGTCGCCGAGGTGGTGGACGTTCTGCAGATTCCGGCCTTCCTCTGCCGTCAAACCGACCTGCTGATCGCGGCGGCCGAGACCGGCAAGGTCGTGAAGATCAAGAAGGGTCAGTTTCTCGCCCCATGGGACATGCGCAACGCCGTAGCCAAGGTGACGGGGAGCGGGAATGGCAACGTGCTGCTGACGGAGCGAGGGGTGAGCTTTGGCTACAATACGCTCGTAGCGGACATGCGGGCTCTGCCGATCATGGCTGAAACCGGCTGCCCGGTGATCTTCGATGCCACCCACTCCGTGCAACAGCCCGGCGGGCAGGGGACGTCCTCGGGTGGCGACCGGCGGTTCGTTCCGGTCCTGGCGCGGGCGGCGGTGGCCGTTGGCGTTGCGGGGCTCTTCATCGAGACCCACCAGGACCCTGATCGCGCGCCCTCCGATGGGCCGAACATGGTCCCGCTCGCGGCGCTCGAGGGGTTGTTGCGCGAGCTGATGGCGATCGATGCCGTGGTCAAGGCCGCCGCGCGCACGCCGGCTTGA
- a CDS encoding flavin reductase, translated as MSDGPIDPRALRQALGAFVTGVTVVTTFDKDGVPRGFTANSFTSVSLAPPLVLVCIAKRNGSFPAFAASDGYAVNILSQEQRAVANTFASPAVDRFSSVGWREGPAGHPVFEGVAAWFDCRRHDYVDAGDHLVLIGEVIGFDGTPHPPLGYCRGSYILPALEHEAASGARREALVSVILEGESGVLLGTSQASGALELPSAGRLGKASDPASLNGKLAAAGIEAELGFIFAVFDEVEGEAINIVYRGLARAGAMNDPSLRFYAFDSIPWHRIADEATRTMLRRFVTERLQARFGVYVGDRLSGRVEALDRTTGDRERGDQP; from the coding sequence ATGAGCGACGGGCCGATCGATCCCCGGGCCCTTCGTCAGGCGCTCGGCGCCTTCGTGACGGGGGTGACGGTCGTGACGACGTTCGACAAGGACGGCGTACCGCGCGGGTTCACCGCGAACTCGTTCACCTCCGTCTCGCTCGCTCCGCCGCTCGTGTTGGTCTGCATTGCAAAGCGTAACGGTAGCTTTCCCGCGTTCGCCGCCTCGGACGGGTATGCGGTCAATATCCTCTCCCAAGAGCAGCGGGCGGTCGCCAACACGTTCGCCAGCCCCGCTGTCGATCGATTTTCGAGCGTCGGCTGGCGTGAGGGGCCGGCCGGCCATCCGGTGTTCGAGGGGGTGGCGGCCTGGTTCGATTGCCGCCGGCACGACTATGTGGATGCCGGCGACCACCTGGTCCTGATCGGCGAGGTGATCGGTTTCGATGGCACGCCCCATCCCCCACTCGGTTATTGCCGTGGCTCCTACATTCTGCCCGCGCTGGAGCACGAGGCCGCCTCAGGCGCGCGTCGCGAGGCTCTGGTCAGCGTCATCCTCGAGGGCGAGTCGGGCGTGCTGCTCGGAACCTCGCAAGCGAGTGGCGCGCTCGAACTGCCTTCGGCGGGCCGGCTCGGCAAGGCGTCCGACCCGGCGAGCCTCAATGGCAAGCTGGCGGCAGCAGGCATCGAGGCGGAACTCGGCTTCATCTTCGCCGTTTTCGACGAGGTCGAGGGCGAGGCCATCAACATCGTCTATCGCGGCCTTGCGCGGGCCGGCGCCATGAACGATCCAAGCCTCAGATTCTACGCCTTCGATTCGATCCCCTGGCACCGCATCGCGGACGAGGCGACCCGCACCATGCTCAGGCGCTTCGTCACCGAACGACTGCAAGCGCGCTTCGGCGTCTACGTCGGCGATCGCCTCAGCGGCCGGGTCGAAGCCCTGGACAGGACGACGGGTGATCGCGAACGGGGTGACCAGCCATGA